The genomic stretch AAAAGTGCCTTGACGGCAGCGGTCATTAAGCGCGATATCACCTTTTATAGTGTGCTGTTGCTGATTACTGCGCTGCTCTACGCCGGGGTGATTTTTTATCGCCGTATGGCGCAAAAAAGCAGTGAGCTTGCCGAGGCCCAGCAATTGGCCGGCAGCATTGTGAATCAGTCTTTTGATGCCATTCTTAGTGTCGATGAAAATGGTGATATTTTAAGCTGTAACCAAGCGGCAGAGGATTTATTACAAGTATCGGCTGCGAATGTGGTGGGAGAGCCCATTAGCTCTGTGGCTGCTTTTCACGACTTTGATGTTAAAAAAGCCGTTGCCGGCCTCGCTAACGCCAACAACAAACATCGCATTCTGGATTGGCACATTCCTGCCTCAGAGCAGGCGGAGGATAAGCAGTTAACTTTAAGCTTAAGCATGATAGCGCCTAAAGCAGGAGCCAGTCATTTGGCCATTATTATTCGCGATGTCACTGCGCAAGTAAAAGCTGAAGCCGAAATTAAGCAAATGAACCAGATGCTTGAGCAAGAAGTGACGGAGCGCACCAAAGAGTTAAAACAAGCACGAGATGAAGCACAAAAGAGCAGCGAGATTAAGAGCCAATTTATATCCAGCATCAGTCACGAGATACGAACCCCGCTAAACGGTGTTATTGGTGGGCTGAAGTTACTGCGTAATGAGCCGCAAACCACTAAAGCTCAACATTATATTGATTTAATCGACACCAGTACCGATGCCTTAGGGGTGCTTATTAATGATGTATTGGACTTATCTAAAATTGAAGCTGGCAAATTAGAGCTGGTGACTACTCAGTTCTCAGCAAAGGATTTAGTGGAATCTTTGTGTAAATCCATGGCCATAAAAGCCTACGAAAAAGGCTTAGAATTGTTTATTGATGTCAGCGGTGTGAAATCTGCCCAAGTGGAGCAAGATAAAAACCGGCTCTCACAAATTCTCAATAACCTCATTAATAATGCCTGTAAATTTACTCACAAAGGCTACATTGCGGTTAAGGCATGGGAAGAGCCTATCGATGACAATTACAGCCACTTATGCATTAGCGTCATTGATACCGGCATAGGGATCTCTGAGCAACAACAGAGTAAATTGTTTGAATCATTTTCTCAGGCTAGCCCCAATATCGCCGCGCAGTATGGCGGCACAGGATTAGGCTTATCAATCAGCCGTCAACTGGCCATGATGTTAGAAGGAGACATTAAGTTTTCATCCACACAGGGGCGTGGCTCTGAATTCACGGTCAGCGTTAAGGTCAAACAGATTGAAACGGATATTGCTGTGACTAAGCCACTCAAGCAGCAACGAATTGCCATTTGTGCCGCCAACCGCCATGTGGAAAGCTGGTTACGTGAGACCTTAATAGGCTTAGGAGCCAAAGTGTTTGATGCTGACTCATTGCCTAGTGAAGGCGATGATACCCACTATCAGCTAAAAGAGGTCGATGCCTTTATTGCCGAGCAGGAATGTTTACTGGGTTCGCCGTTTTATCAAGCGATCCAAACGCAGCCTGGCGATAACTTGCCGCAAGTGATTTTACTCACCGCCCCAGGTGAGGAGTTGCAGTTTAAATATCGCGACAAACCGGTGACTCCCCTTAATAAGCCTGTGGCCATAACCGAGGTGTTAAAGTTACTGACAGGGTCAAAGCACCGTAAGCACGCAGAAAAACAAGAGGCGGTGGAGCAACAGGTATCAGAGTTGCTCATTAAAAAAATCAGCGGTGCCAAAGTGATGATTGTCGATGACAACGAAACCAACCTGGCCATTGCCAAAGGGGCATTAGAGTCTTTACCAATTACCATTAAAACGGCCTGTAATGGGCTGGAAGCGGTGGACAAGTTAAAAAATATGGCAGCAAACGCTGACCCCTGTCATTGTGTATTAATGGATTGTCAAATGCCGATATTATCGGGGTACGATGCCACCCATAGGATCCGAAATGGCAAAGCTGGCAGTGACCATGAAAACGTCGCCGTGGTTGCCATGACCGCCAGTGCCATGTCTGGGGAGAAGGAAAAGTGCATCGCCAGTGGCATGGATCACTATATTACCAAGCCCATAGACTTTACTGAGGTGCAGCAAGTGGTCACCGAATACCTTGCTAAAAATTACACAGCCTCGCCTCAGCAAGCGCAGCCAGAAATGAACGACGACAGCGATGAATTGGCGGCGGCGGTATCATGGGACAAACAAAGCGCGCTGCAACGATTGCGTGGTAAAACGGAGTTATTCAAACAAATTTGTCAGTTGTTTGTTGACCGCGTACCGGAAAAAATTACCGAGTTAGAAACCGCAATGAATGAAGAGTCGTTTGATGACCTACGCAAAGCGGCTCATGCGCTAAAAGGCATGTGCTCGGACATTGGTGGCAATCAGCTGGCTAAAATATTGCAAGACATTGAAACAGGTGCCAGCAAAGGCAGTGACGTTCAAGAACTAACCGATATGCAAATACAAGCGGTTAACTTGCTGTGGCAGTTAAGGGAGATAGTGGAGCACTATATTCAAAAGTAACGGCTTCACAGCAAAACATCACACAATAACTTACCGCTAACGTGTGCTCCGCTAGAGCTGAAGTTAGCCGGTAAGGTATGCCAAGGCACCTTAATACTTGCCTCAAAATAGGCCGGTTAATGAAGCGAATTGCTATTACTCGTACCACTGCTGCTTTTCTAACCAAAAAGCCTGACCAAAGCCACCAATATAGCGCACTCGCTCCACCGTTAAGCGCCAAATATGAAAGTCGGCAAGCTCAGCGTATTGCGCCGCTTTAGGATGTTGTTGAATAAACTCTGAAAGAAGTGCTTGGCTGTTCTCGCGCGCTAGCTTTTCCGCAGTGGCCATTACGGTGACTCGAGGGTTCTCGGCGTCATCTTGCTGTTGCTGGTTGAGGATCATAAACGACAGCTGTGGATGCTTGGTTAGGTTTTTACTGTGCTGGGCAATATCGCTAATGAATAAATAAAAATGCTTATCTGTGCCGTATAGGTATTGGGCAATGGATGCGAAGGGAAAATCTTTTCTATTATTGGATAAGGTTGATAAAAACAGGCTGTTATGGCTAGCGCAGAGGGTTTGTGCGTGTTGTAACGCGGCTTGTCGCATCAGTAAATTCCTTGCTTTAGTATAAGGGGTAATGAGAAATACTCTCATTGAGATTGTAACGCTAAGCAGCATAAAGAAAAAGTATAATAAAAACTAAGCTAAACCATGAGATACGACTACTATTAAATCAGTAACAGTGATGAAAACTTAGAGTAATTACTTGGTTTTTAAGTCATTTTGTAACATAGTTTGTTTACTCAACAACGAGCAATACCATTATGCTAAGTAAACTAACAATAAAACAAAAAATTACTTTAGGCTTTAGTGCCTTAGGCATGCTGCTAGTGTTAGCGTGCGTGCTGGCTTATGCGGCGTTTGCGCAAATTCAAGCGGCAAACCAAAATATGGCGCAGGTAACCCTGCCAATTCAGCGTGGTGCCGATGAGCTGCAGCTGGAGCAATTGAAATTAAGTAAGTTGATCTCGCAAGCATTCACTTACGATGACGCCCAGCAAATACAGCAAGCTCAAGATAAGTTTCGTCGTCAGCAGCAGCTCGTTGATGCAAAACAGCAACAGCTGGTGGGCTTAACGGCCAATATGCCGCAAATCTCTCAGCAATTGCAGCAAACCTTTGCCGTAGGTGAACAGCTCAGTGACGCGGCACAACAAATGCTGCAAGCAAAAGCCAATGCGGTGGCCGAGCTGCAAGCAATTCAGACACAGTTTCAAGCGTTACTGCAAGTCAAAACGCAGGCCAGTAATGCCATGCTTGATATCGAGTTACTCGAGACCGAGCAGGCACGGCAGTTAGAGGAAATGGTAGGCACCGGCATTCGCATTGATGACATGCTGTTTACTTTAGAGAACAACAGTAAGCAAATCGCCAGCTTAAACCTAGAGCAAATCGAATTGCACCAGCAAGACATGTTGTTTTTACT from Pseudoalteromonas sp. UG3-2 encodes the following:
- a CDS encoding ATP-binding protein: MERLLKRHNKNITSYLFSGLNITFLLLLLAGGVFFHLQQSASQTAFYQKELKNNADEIESHFAAVLQRYRRGLGFLSNTPPISGLHRAEMNAGVDPLDGTEYQQWVKRLETIFTSYMQFNPDIDQLRVIKATGEEEIRIEREEGQIAPAIDLQDKSDRSYFNNAMQLPRKKVYVSAIELNKEYGEVEYPIKPVIRFAMPLYNGADTPWGIIILNLKAQPLLNKMQALLEPPEQLLLINNMDHFILHPDSNLMFSQYLAEQRTFAATYQQSAELGALTVFSDKAGNELLGLSRDLKFGFDDGQMMQAVVMLPKSALTAAVIKRDITFYSVLLLITALLYAGVIFYRRMAQKSSELAEAQQLAGSIVNQSFDAILSVDENGDILSCNQAAEDLLQVSAANVVGEPISSVAAFHDFDVKKAVAGLANANNKHRILDWHIPASEQAEDKQLTLSLSMIAPKAGASHLAIIIRDVTAQVKAEAEIKQMNQMLEQEVTERTKELKQARDEAQKSSEIKSQFISSISHEIRTPLNGVIGGLKLLRNEPQTTKAQHYIDLIDTSTDALGVLINDVLDLSKIEAGKLELVTTQFSAKDLVESLCKSMAIKAYEKGLELFIDVSGVKSAQVEQDKNRLSQILNNLINNACKFTHKGYIAVKAWEEPIDDNYSHLCISVIDTGIGISEQQQSKLFESFSQASPNIAAQYGGTGLGLSISRQLAMMLEGDIKFSSTQGRGSEFTVSVKVKQIETDIAVTKPLKQQRIAICAANRHVESWLRETLIGLGAKVFDADSLPSEGDDTHYQLKEVDAFIAEQECLLGSPFYQAIQTQPGDNLPQVILLTAPGEELQFKYRDKPVTPLNKPVAITEVLKLLTGSKHRKHAEKQEAVEQQVSELLIKKISGAKVMIVDDNETNLAIAKGALESLPITIKTACNGLEAVDKLKNMAANADPCHCVLMDCQMPILSGYDATHRIRNGKAGSDHENVAVVAMTASAMSGEKEKCIASGMDHYITKPIDFTEVQQVVTEYLAKNYTASPQQAQPEMNDDSDELAAAVSWDKQSALQRLRGKTELFKQICQLFVDRVPEKITELETAMNEESFDDLRKAAHALKGMCSDIGGNQLAKILQDIETGASKGSDVQELTDMQIQAVNLLWQLREIVEHYIQK
- a CDS encoding HugZ family pyridoxamine 5'-phosphate oxidase, encoding MRQAALQHAQTLCASHNSLFLSTLSNNRKDFPFASIAQYLYGTDKHFYLFISDIAQHSKNLTKHPQLSFMILNQQQQDDAENPRVTVMATAEKLARENSQALLSEFIQQHPKAAQYAELADFHIWRLTVERVRYIGGFGQAFWLEKQQWYE